The Pelagibacterium halotolerans B2 genome has a segment encoding these proteins:
- the ppk2 gene encoding polyphosphate kinase 2, whose amino-acid sequence MTFATYNAGEDLLCMDDFDLENPELDEAVKDRALTSGGYPYDEKMKTKDYEKHLRALQIELVKLQRHLAGSGERVLALFEGRDSAGKGGTIKRFLENLNPRNARTVALPVPSDRERTQWYFQRYVTHLPSGGEIVLFDRSWYNRAVVEPVMGFCTPAQTENFLHEAPPFERMIAEEGIHLFKFWLEIGREMQLKRFHDRQHDPLKIWKLSPVDLKALEKWDEYTKARNKMFVATDTPDTPWTLIRANDKKRARIAAIQSVLWPIDYADKDFSAIGEIDHKIVMSPEGFLAKTG is encoded by the coding sequence ATGACATTTGCGACATACAACGCTGGAGAGGACTTGCTCTGCATGGACGATTTCGACCTCGAAAATCCCGAACTCGACGAAGCGGTCAAGGATCGCGCGCTGACCAGCGGCGGCTATCCCTATGACGAAAAGATGAAGACCAAGGATTATGAGAAGCATCTGCGCGCCCTGCAGATCGAATTGGTCAAGCTTCAGCGCCATCTGGCCGGGAGCGGCGAGCGTGTTCTGGCCCTGTTCGAGGGGCGCGATTCGGCGGGCAAGGGCGGCACGATCAAGCGGTTCCTCGAAAATCTGAACCCGCGCAATGCGCGCACCGTTGCCCTGCCCGTCCCTTCGGACCGCGAACGGACGCAATGGTATTTCCAGCGCTATGTTACGCATCTGCCATCTGGCGGCGAGATCGTGCTGTTCGACCGCTCCTGGTACAATCGCGCCGTGGTCGAGCCGGTCATGGGGTTCTGCACGCCGGCCCAGACCGAAAACTTCCTGCACGAGGCGCCGCCCTTCGAGCGCATGATCGCCGAGGAGGGCATTCACCTTTTCAAGTTCTGGCTGGAGATCGGGCGCGAAATGCAGCTCAAGCGCTTCCACGACCGTCAGCACGACCCGCTCAAGATATGGAAACTCTCACCGGTCGACCTCAAGGCGCTCGAAAAATGGGATGAATACACAAAGGCCCGCAACAAGATGTTCGTGGCGACCGATACGCCGGACACGCCGTGGACGCTGATCCGGGCCAATGACAAGAAGCGCGCCCGGATCGCCGCGATCCAATCGGTTCTCTGGCCCATCGATTATGCCGACAAGGACTTTTCGGCGATCGGGGAAATCGACCACAAGATCGTCATGTCGCCCGAGGGGTTTCTCGCCAAGACCGGATAG
- a CDS encoding sensor histidine kinase: MSTGQRVKTRPEPGRPIVMASPLLVGGAAVLIVLALAVLGRLAPLDSGVVILAIGAITAIAMRASFNSDAQTEQVASVGSIDGAVERFSDILTEPCLIINERAVLIYRNPAALKRFPRARTGDPLAFTLRDPDLVEAIDRAIATGAAQGTELHIPVPNETWYRASVVPYRPEEDRSFVAITLYDFTEQKRTDRMRGDFIANASHELRTPLTSLMGFIDTLQGPAAKDEAARGRFLGIMRSQSERMSSLIDDLLSLSRIELRQHVKPTTEVNLNLLLREVAETLEPKIEAAELVLDLKLPDEPVTIIGDRQELFEVVENLADNAIKYGGDGGRVEIALVAGASRSGAHHAITVTDFGAGIAEEHVPRLTERFYRGDAEANRKKKGTGLGLAIVKHIVARHHGQLSIRSKLGEGTRVEILLPR; this comes from the coding sequence ATGAGCACAGGACAGAGGGTGAAGACTCGACCCGAGCCGGGCCGGCCGATCGTCATGGCATCGCCTTTGCTGGTCGGCGGAGCGGCCGTGCTTATTGTTCTGGCATTGGCCGTGCTGGGCAGGCTTGCGCCGCTCGATTCGGGCGTGGTGATTCTGGCCATTGGCGCCATCACCGCCATTGCAATGCGGGCCTCTTTCAATTCGGATGCGCAAACCGAGCAGGTCGCCTCGGTCGGGAGCATCGACGGCGCCGTTGAACGGTTTTCCGATATTCTCACCGAGCCCTGCCTGATCATCAATGAGCGCGCGGTGTTGATTTATCGCAATCCTGCGGCGCTCAAACGGTTTCCGCGCGCCAGGACAGGCGACCCTCTGGCCTTCACCCTGCGCGACCCCGATCTCGTCGAAGCGATCGACAGGGCCATAGCGACGGGCGCGGCGCAAGGCACCGAACTGCACATTCCCGTTCCCAACGAAACCTGGTATCGCGCCTCCGTGGTTCCCTATCGACCCGAGGAGGACCGCAGCTTTGTCGCGATCACGCTTTACGATTTCACAGAGCAGAAGCGCACCGACCGCATGCGCGGCGATTTCATCGCCAATGCCAGCCACGAATTGCGCACCCCGCTGACCTCGCTCATGGGGTTCATCGATACATTACAGGGGCCAGCCGCAAAGGATGAGGCGGCGCGAGGCCGGTTTCTCGGCATCATGCGCAGCCAGTCCGAGCGCATGTCGAGCCTGATCGACGACCTGCTTTCGCTCTCGCGCATCGAATTGCGCCAGCACGTTAAACCGACCACAGAGGTCAACCTCAACCTGTTGCTGCGCGAGGTCGCAGAGACCCTCGAGCCCAAGATCGAAGCGGCCGAACTTGTTCTCGATCTCAAGCTGCCCGATGAACCCGTGACCATCATTGGGGACAGGCAGGAATTGTTCGAGGTGGTTGAAAACCTCGCCGACAACGCTATCAAATATGGCGGAGACGGAGGGCGGGTCGAAATTGCCCTGGTCGCCGGGGCCAGCCGTTCGGGCGCCCATCACGCCATTACCGTGACCGATTTCGGCGCGGGAATCGCCGAGGAACACGTGCCGCGCCTCACCGAGCGCTTCTATCGCGGCGATGCGGAAGCCAACCGCAAGAAAAAGGGCACGGGCCTGGGCCTGGCCATCGTCAAGCACATCGTCGCCCGCCATCATGGCCAGCTTTCCATACGCTCGAAGCTGGGCGAGGGGACTCGCGTGGAAATCCTTCTGCCCCGCTGA
- a CDS encoding PstS family phosphate ABC transporter substrate-binding protein, with the protein MKSALYAGAALAVVAAFGATAAQAQTRDTIQIAGSSTVLPFSSIVAEEFGNAFPDYNTPNVAGGGSGGGKRQLCEGVGESTLDIANSSSKMSASELEGCHANGVDDVREVIFGFDGIVFATGIDQGDFALDPVHLYNAIAAQVPVDGELVDNPYTNWSEIDASLPDQDIFVAIPGTNHGTREVFDERVLALGCEEAGLPEMEEEAMEAACLTPRQDVVVEIAGDYTETLARLQSNPEAIGVFGLSFYDQNRDTLKVATVSGVEPSLETIASGEYPISRPLQFYVKGAHVGVIPGIEDYVAFFLSEQMAGAGGTLEAAGLVPADSDFLAAQLDAFNNGDQYQPQ; encoded by the coding sequence ATGAAATCCGCACTTTACGCAGGCGCAGCGCTCGCTGTGGTCGCCGCCTTTGGCGCAACCGCCGCTCAGGCCCAGACTCGCGACACCATCCAGATCGCCGGTTCCTCCACCGTTCTGCCGTTCTCCTCGATCGTGGCCGAAGAGTTCGGCAATGCCTTCCCCGACTACAACACTCCCAACGTTGCCGGCGGCGGTTCGGGCGGCGGCAAGCGCCAGCTTTGCGAAGGCGTCGGTGAAAGCACCCTCGATATCGCCAACTCCTCGTCCAAGATGAGCGCCAGCGAGTTGGAAGGCTGCCATGCCAATGGCGTCGACGACGTTCGCGAAGTCATTTTCGGCTTTGACGGTATCGTCTTCGCAACCGGCATCGACCAGGGTGATTTTGCCCTCGATCCCGTGCACCTTTACAACGCCATCGCCGCTCAGGTTCCCGTCGACGGCGAACTGGTCGACAACCCCTACACCAACTGGTCGGAAATCGACGCTTCGCTGCCCGATCAGGACATCTTCGTCGCCATTCCGGGCACCAACCACGGCACCCGCGAAGTCTTCGACGAACGCGTGCTCGCCCTCGGCTGTGAAGAAGCCGGCCTGCCGGAAATGGAAGAAGAAGCCATGGAGGCTGCCTGCCTCACCCCGCGCCAGGACGTTGTGGTCGAGATCGCCGGTGACTACACCGAAACTTTGGCCCGCCTGCAGTCCAATCCTGAAGCCATCGGCGTGTTCGGCCTGTCCTTCTACGACCAGAACCGCGATACGCTCAAGGTTGCGACCGTCTCGGGTGTCGAGCCCTCGCTCGAAACCATCGCTTCGGGCGAATACCCGATCTCGCGCCCGCTGCAGTTCTACGTCAAGGGCGCTCATGTCGGCGTCATCCCGGGCATTGAAGACTATGTAGCCTTCTTCCTGTCCGAGCAGATGGCCGGCGCGGGCGGCACGCTCGAAGCTGCTGGTCTGGTTCCTGCCGACAGCGATTTCCTCGCTGCTCAGCTCGACGCCTTCAACAATGGCGATCAGTATCAGCCGCAGTAA
- the pstC gene encoding phosphate ABC transporter permease subunit PstC: MNAFVIAALLLVLLTISYQVGWSRSRRLAGASSERLHSRPIYHGVLVALFALLPAIVVLGLWALFSGSVSRAFILAQLPPETAQLSQVQLQAAIGRVQAIATGFGVAGEPAPEEVAAARAFETFQLVSFLAVIGAAAALGAGALFLAQRRIGLRLRARTEVEIAVRIGLIACSTVAILTTIGIVLSLLADALRFFSFINPLEFFFGTTWNPRFQSTGTGSAGEYGLLPLLWGTVMISLIAMLVAVPIGLMSAIYLSQYAHERVRNVVKPIIEVLAGIPTIVYGFFALVTVGPFLAGVGDAVGLDINATSALTAGVVMGIMIIPFISSLSDDIIAQVPRAMRDGSLGLGATQSETIRRVLLPAALPGIVGAILLAVSRAIGETMIVVLAAGNSPVLRFNPAEPTSTVTVSIVNQLTGDADFTSPQSLVAFALGLTLFVMTLLLNVLALYIVRKFREQYE; the protein is encoded by the coding sequence GTGAACGCTTTCGTCATCGCAGCCCTTCTTCTGGTTCTTCTCACCATATCCTATCAGGTCGGCTGGTCGCGCAGCCGCAGGCTTGCAGGTGCGAGCAGCGAACGCTTGCATTCGCGCCCGATCTACCACGGCGTTCTTGTTGCCCTTTTCGCGCTTCTGCCGGCCATCGTCGTTCTCGGCCTTTGGGCGCTGTTCAGCGGCTCGGTTTCGCGCGCATTCATTTTGGCGCAATTGCCCCCCGAAACGGCCCAGCTCTCCCAGGTTCAGCTTCAGGCCGCAATCGGCAGGGTCCAGGCCATCGCCACCGGGTTCGGCGTGGCCGGAGAGCCGGCGCCCGAGGAAGTGGCGGCCGCGCGTGCCTTTGAAACCTTCCAGCTCGTCTCCTTCCTTGCCGTGATCGGCGCCGCTGCCGCCCTGGGCGCTGGCGCCCTTTTCCTGGCGCAGCGCCGTATCGGCCTGCGGCTCCGGGCGCGCACCGAGGTCGAAATCGCCGTACGTATCGGGCTGATTGCCTGCTCCACCGTTGCCATCCTGACGACCATTGGCATCGTTCTGTCGCTTCTGGCCGATGCGCTGCGGTTTTTTTCCTTCATAAACCCGCTCGAATTCTTTTTCGGCACCACCTGGAACCCGCGCTTCCAGTCGACCGGTACGGGCTCGGCTGGTGAATATGGGCTGCTGCCGCTCCTTTGGGGCACGGTGATGATAAGCCTGATCGCCATGCTGGTCGCTGTGCCCATAGGGCTGATGTCGGCGATCTATCTGTCCCAGTACGCCCATGAGCGCGTCCGCAATGTGGTCAAGCCCATCATCGAGGTGCTGGCCGGCATCCCCACCATCGTTTACGGCTTTTTCGCCCTTGTCACCGTGGGCCCGTTCCTGGCGGGGGTCGGCGATGCCGTCGGGCTCGATATCAACGCGACCAGCGCGCTGACGGCCGGTGTGGTGATGGGCATCATGATCATTCCGTTCATCTCCTCGCTCAGCGACGACATCATCGCCCAGGTGCCGCGCGCTATGCGCGATGGTTCGCTGGGCCTTGGCGCCACTCAGTCCGAAACCATTCGCAGGGTTCTCCTGCCGGCCGCGCTGCCAGGGATCGTCGGGGCCATCCTTCTCGCCGTCAGCCGGGCCATCGGCGAAACCATGATCGTGGTGCTGGCCGCAGGCAACAGCCCGGTTCTGCGCTTCAATCCTGCCGAGCCCACATCGACGGTGACCGTGAGTATCGTCAACCAGTTGACCGGCGATGCCGATTTCACCAGCCCGCAATCGCTTGTGGCCTTCGCGCTCGGGCTGACCCTGTTCGTCATGACCCTGCTGCTCAACGTTCTGGCCCTCTACATCGTCCGCAAGTTCAGGGAGCAATATGAATAG
- the pstA gene encoding phosphate ABC transporter permease PstA → MSDTLLSNADHGAANRERVRKSLARRHRSETMFRWAGILSIAAALGFVAILFGMIISKGLPSFWQSTVHVEVYFDPELIEGGPQPQRQDSASDADHRAAMVQWQRDVTLSNWNAIVDTALRTSAPDFEIETRDLLELVTSAARFQLRDRYFADPDVLGQTVPVTILASANTDNWLKGTIDRSQPDSRQQLSASTRQLADELLAEGVISFDFAWHIFTNVDSRSAPASAGLAGAFMGSLYMMLIVIVLAVPIGVASAVYLEEFAPKNRWTDLIEVNINNLAAVPSIVFGLLGAAVFINYLGLPRSAPLVGGLVLTLMTLPTIIIATRSSLRAVPPSLRQAALGLGASRNQTVFHHVLPLTFPGILTATIIGVAQALGETAPLLLIGMSAFIANIPANPLDSATALPVQIYLWQGNENRNFFEARTSAAIMVLLGMMILLNAIAIFLRTRLERRK, encoded by the coding sequence ATGAGTGATACATTGCTCTCCAACGCCGACCACGGCGCCGCCAACCGCGAGCGCGTCCGCAAGAGCCTCGCAAGGCGTCATCGCAGCGAAACCATGTTCCGCTGGGCCGGCATCCTCTCGATTGCCGCCGCGCTGGGGTTCGTCGCAATCCTGTTCGGGATGATAATTTCCAAGGGCCTGCCGTCCTTCTGGCAGTCCACCGTGCATGTCGAGGTCTATTTCGATCCCGAACTTATCGAAGGCGGGCCGCAACCCCAACGCCAGGACAGCGCATCGGACGCCGACCATAGGGCGGCGATGGTTCAATGGCAGCGTGACGTCACGCTCTCGAACTGGAACGCGATCGTCGATACGGCACTTCGGACAAGCGCCCCCGATTTCGAAATCGAAACGCGCGATCTCCTGGAGCTTGTGACGTCGGCAGCCCGCTTCCAGCTTCGCGACCGCTATTTCGCCGACCCCGATGTGCTCGGGCAGACAGTACCCGTGACCATCCTCGCCTCGGCCAATACCGACAACTGGCTCAAGGGTACCATCGACCGCAGCCAGCCCGATTCCCGCCAGCAGCTTTCGGCCTCAACCCGACAGCTCGCTGACGAGCTGCTCGCCGAGGGCGTCATCAGCTTCGATTTTGCCTGGCATATCTTTACAAATGTGGACAGCCGCTCCGCGCCCGCTTCGGCCGGCCTGGCGGGCGCGTTCATGGGCTCGCTCTACATGATGCTGATCGTCATCGTCCTGGCCGTGCCCATCGGCGTCGCGAGTGCTGTCTATCTCGAAGAATTCGCGCCCAAGAACCGCTGGACCGATCTCATCGAGGTCAACATCAACAATCTGGCTGCGGTGCCCTCCATCGTCTTCGGCCTGCTCGGCGCCGCCGTGTTCATCAATTATCTCGGCCTGCCGCGATCCGCGCCACTGGTTGGCGGGTTGGTGCTGACGCTCATGACGCTGCCGACAATCATCATCGCCACGCGCTCGTCACTGCGCGCCGTGCCGCCCTCGCTGCGCCAGGCAGCACTCGGGCTCGGCGCTTCGCGCAACCAGACGGTGTTCCATCATGTCCTTCCGCTGACCTTTCCGGGCATCCTGACCGCCACCATCATCGGCGTCGCCCAGGCGCTTGGCGAGACGGCGCCGCTTCTGTTGATCGGCATGAGCGCCTTCATCGCCAACATTCCGGCCAATCCGCTCGATTCCGCGACGGCGCTGCCCGTGCAGATCTATCTCTGGCAGGGCAATGAGAACCGGAATTTCTTTGAAGCCCGCACCTCGGCTGCCATTATGGTCCTTCTGGGGATGATGATCCTTTTGAATGCCATCGCCATCTTCCTGCGCACACGATTGGAGCGCCGCAAATGA
- the pstB gene encoding phosphate ABC transporter ATP-binding protein PstB: MTIGTTMDRSATPPMNQTSTATGETGYQTVRTPDDTGHPARLKAQDVSVFYGDKQALFDVSIDIPEKAVSAFIGPSGCGKSTFLRCINRMNDTIEGCRVTGKVALDGDNLYDPSLDVVELRARIGMVFQKPNPFPKSIFENVAYGPRIHGLARNKSDLEEIVVTSLQKAGLFEEVKDRLHSPGTGLSGGQQQRLCIARAIAVGPEVILMDEPCSALDPIATAIIEELIDELRTNYTIVIVTHSMQQAARVSQKTAFFHLGKLIEEGPTEAIFTNPREKRTQDYITGRIG, translated from the coding sequence ATGACAATCGGAACCACAATGGACAGGAGTGCAACGCCTCCGATGAACCAGACCAGCACAGCGACCGGCGAGACCGGTTACCAGACAGTACGCACGCCCGACGATACCGGCCACCCCGCGCGCCTTAAGGCTCAGGACGTTTCGGTTTTTTACGGCGATAAGCAGGCGCTGTTCGATGTTTCGATCGACATCCCCGAAAAGGCCGTCAGCGCTTTTATCGGCCCGTCGGGTTGCGGCAAGTCGACGTTCCTGCGCTGCATCAACCGCATGAACGACACCATCGAGGGCTGCCGGGTCACCGGCAAGGTCGCGCTCGACGGCGACAATCTCTATGATCCCAGCCTCGACGTGGTCGAGCTGCGGGCCCGGATCGGCATGGTGTTTCAAAAGCCCAACCCGTTCCCCAAGTCGATCTTTGAGAACGTCGCCTATGGCCCCCGGATTCATGGGCTGGCGCGCAACAAATCCGATCTTGAGGAAATCGTCGTCACCTCGCTGCAAAAGGCAGGGTTGTTCGAGGAGGTCAAGGACCGGCTTCATTCGCCCGGCACAGGGCTTTCCGGTGGCCAGCAGCAGCGCCTTTGCATCGCTCGCGCCATCGCGGTCGGTCCCGAAGTCATCCTTATGGACGAGCCCTGTTCGGCTCTCGACCCGATCGCGACCGCCATCATCGAGGAACTGATCGACGAACTGCGCACCAATTACACAATCGTCATCGTGACCCACTCGATGCAGCAGGCCGCCCGCGTTTCGCAAAAGACCGCGTTCTTCCATCTCGGCAAGCTGATCGAGGAAGGCCCGACCGAGGCAATCTTCACCAATCCCCGCGAAAAGCGCACCCAGGATTATATAACTGGCCGCATTGGGTAG
- the phoU gene encoding phosphate signaling complex protein PhoU yields the protein MPNSNEHIVTSYEDELTELARSISEMGGLVEKAITNATDALIRSDADLALATVAADKKVDAMQSQIDEMAVSIIARRQPMAQDLRLVIASIHVANDLERIGDMAKSTARRSTQFEGIAMSSQFKNGLRHMGELVQRQVKLALDAFAARDKDMAVDVVERDTDVDALYVSLFRELLTYMMEDPRNITMCTHLLFCGKNLERVGDHSTNIAEQAYFLATGKTLTAEAEDFTREQIKG from the coding sequence ATGCCCAATTCAAACGAACATATCGTCACCTCCTACGAGGACGAACTGACCGAACTGGCCCGTTCGATTTCGGAAATGGGCGGGCTTGTCGAAAAGGCGATCACCAACGCCACCGATGCACTGATCCGTTCGGATGCCGACCTGGCGCTGGCCACTGTTGCCGCCGACAAGAAGGTCGACGCCATGCAGTCCCAGATCGACGAGATGGCGGTTTCGATCATCGCCCGGCGTCAGCCCATGGCGCAGGATCTGCGTTTGGTCATCGCCTCGATCCACGTCGCCAACGATCTCGAACGCATCGGCGACATGGCCAAATCGACGGCCCGGCGCTCGACCCAGTTCGAAGGCATTGCCATGTCGAGCCAGTTCAAGAACGGGCTGCGTCACATGGGTGAACTCGTCCAGCGCCAGGTCAAGCTCGCGCTCGATGCCTTTGCGGCGCGCGACAAGGACATGGCGGTCGACGTGGTCGAGCGCGACACCGACGTGGACGCCCTCTATGTCTCCCTGTTCCGCGAGCTTCTGACCTATATGATGGAAGACCCGCGCAACATCACGATGTGCACCCATCTCCTGTTCTGCGGCAAGAATCTCGAACGCGTGGGCGACCACTCGACCAATATCGCCGAACAGGCCTATTTCCTCGCGACCGGCAAGACATTGACCGCCGAAGCCGAGGACTTCACACGCGAGCAGATCAAGGGCTAG
- the phoB gene encoding phosphate regulon transcriptional regulator PhoB produces MTPQVLVVEDEADLVELLRYNLEAENFTVATAEDAEEAMLRIAENTPDIILLDWMLPGTSGIEICRRIRARTDTARIPIIMLTARGEEEERVRGLATGADDYVVKPFSLPELMARINALLRRSNPQLIAAILKAGDIELDRTTHRVRRSGKEVHLGPTEYRLLEYLMGNPGRVYSREQLLDGVWGTDVYVDERTVDVHVGRLRKAINRGRVKDPIRTVRGAGYAFDEKFVAN; encoded by the coding sequence ATGACTCCGCAGGTTCTTGTTGTCGAAGACGAAGCCGATCTCGTCGAACTTCTGCGTTACAACCTCGAAGCCGAAAACTTCACTGTCGCAACCGCCGAAGATGCCGAAGAGGCGATGCTGCGCATTGCCGAAAACACTCCCGACATCATCCTGCTCGACTGGATGCTGCCGGGCACCTCGGGCATTGAAATCTGCCGCCGCATCCGCGCCCGCACCGATACCGCCCGTATCCCGATCATCATGCTCACCGCGCGCGGCGAGGAAGAAGAGCGCGTGCGCGGGCTGGCGACCGGCGCCGACGATTACGTCGTCAAACCCTTCTCGCTTCCCGAGCTCATGGCCCGCATCAACGCCCTTTTGCGCCGGTCCAACCCGCAATTGATCGCCGCGATCCTCAAGGCCGGCGATATCGAGCTCGACCGCACCACCCATCGCGTGCGCCGCTCGGGCAAGGAAGTCCATCTCGGACCCACCGAATACCGCCTTCTCGAATATCTTATGGGCAATCCCGGCCGCGTCTATTCGCGCGAGCAATTGCTCGATGGCGTCTGGGGGACCGATGTCTATGTCGATGAGCGCACCGTGGACGTCCATGTCGGCCGGCTGCGCAAGGCCATCAACCGCGGTCGCGTAAAGGACCCGATCCGCACCGTGCGTGGCGCGGGCTATGCGTTCGACGAAAAATTCGTTGCCAATTAG
- a CDS encoding UbiA family prenyltransferase has protein sequence MPKSAIAVKQIRADREPGSGLLPLVLDLDNTLIRTDLLHETVFAYLKQNPLGLFALVAWLLKGKAHLKQQLARHVTLDVDDIPLNDEIVAYAEAEKAKGREIILATAADSLLAIRIARRFLFIDKTLASDGITNLKGATKAEKLAEMFPDGFVYAGDSRADLGVWKVAKGAVLVETAGRVGRAATRLTPVEHTIKRPARLKDWVKEARLHQWAKNALVFVPLMLGGHMLDPAAWASAGIAFLALGILASSTYLLNDLWDIADDRRHWSKRNRPLAAGRISIAHAVAAMPVAMIAAFALGALVNPLVVVTLAAYLALTVAYSLGIKRKPILDAFTLAVLFTIRLVLGIVAVGVMASPWLLVFSMFLFASLSFAKRNTEVQRMTDNGGSGRISGRGYFTTDAPFIMAMGVASGIGSVLILVLYLTQDALAADFYSDSIWLWLMPAALFLWIGRIWMLSFRGELNDDPVAFAMKDPKSLMLAAGLALGFFLAWIGI, from the coding sequence ATGCCCAAATCAGCCATTGCGGTCAAACAGATCCGTGCCGACCGGGAACCCGGATCGGGCCTTCTCCCGCTCGTCCTCGACCTCGACAACACCCTGATCCGCACCGATTTGCTGCACGAGACGGTTTTCGCCTATCTCAAGCAGAACCCGCTCGGCCTGTTTGCGCTTGTTGCTTGGCTTCTAAAGGGCAAGGCCCATCTCAAGCAGCAACTGGCCCGGCACGTGACGCTGGACGTCGATGACATTCCACTCAACGATGAAATCGTCGCCTACGCCGAAGCCGAAAAGGCCAAGGGCCGCGAGATCATTCTCGCTACCGCCGCCGATAGCCTGCTCGCCATACGCATCGCCCGCCGCTTCCTCTTCATCGACAAGACGCTCGCCTCGGACGGCATCACCAATCTCAAGGGCGCCACAAAGGCTGAAAAGCTGGCCGAAATGTTTCCCGACGGCTTTGTCTATGCCGGCGACAGCCGCGCCGATCTTGGCGTCTGGAAAGTCGCCAAAGGCGCCGTCCTGGTCGAAACCGCCGGCAGGGTAGGGCGCGCGGCAACCCGCCTGACCCCGGTCGAGCACACGATAAAGCGTCCCGCCCGCCTCAAGGATTGGGTCAAGGAAGCGCGCCTGCACCAATGGGCCAAGAACGCGCTGGTCTTCGTGCCGCTCATGCTGGGCGGGCATATGCTCGATCCCGCAGCCTGGGCGAGTGCCGGCATTGCCTTTCTCGCCCTGGGCATCCTGGCCTCATCCACATACCTGCTCAATGACCTCTGGGACATCGCCGACGACCGCCGCCACTGGTCCAAGCGCAATCGCCCGCTGGCCGCCGGCCGCATATCGATTGCGCACGCCGTCGCTGCCATGCCCGTCGCCATGATTGCCGCTTTCGCGCTCGGCGCGCTGGTCAATCCTTTGGTCGTCGTAACGCTTGCCGCCTATCTGGCCCTCACCGTCGCCTATTCCCTGGGCATCAAACGCAAGCCCATCCTCGATGCCTTCACCCTTGCCGTGCTGTTCACCATTCGGTTGGTGCTCGGCATCGTCGCTGTGGGCGTCATGGCCTCGCCCTGGCTGCTTGTCTTTTCCATGTTCCTGTTTGCCTCGCTCTCCTTTGCCAAGCGCAACACCGAGGTCCAGCGCATGACCGACAATGGAGGATCGGGCCGCATCAGCGGACGGGGCTATTTCACCACCGATGCGCCCTTCATCATGGCCATGGGTGTGGCGAGCGGCATCGGCTCGGTGCTCATTCTCGTGCTCTATCTCACCCAGGATGCGCTGGCCGCCGATTTCTATTCGGACTCCATCTGGCTCTGGCTCATGCCCGCCGCCCTGTTCCTGTGGATCGGCCGCATCTGGATGCTCAGCTTTAGGGGAGAACTCAACGACGACCCCGTGGCCTTTGCCATGAAGGACCCCAAGAGCCTCATGCTCGCCGCCGGCCTGGCGCTCGGCTTTTTCCTCGCCTGGATCGGCATATGA
- a CDS encoding GtrA family protein, with translation MSPEAFLKLPQPVRFLLLGGLAAAINWLVRFPLSLVLPFPAAVFVAYLIGMSAGFTLYRAYVFPNSARPVAAQATLFLIVNAIGAVIVMAVSLVLLDHLLPAIGWRFLPEALAHGTAIGVGAVANFFGHKYLSFRAAPERAENLT, from the coding sequence ATGAGCCCGGAAGCGTTCCTGAAACTGCCCCAGCCCGTGCGCTTTCTGCTTCTGGGTGGGCTGGCGGCGGCCATCAACTGGCTGGTGCGGTTTCCGCTTTCGCTCGTCCTGCCGTTTCCCGCCGCAGTGTTCGTCGCCTATCTCATCGGCATGAGTGCGGGGTTCACGCTCTATCGCGCCTATGTCTTCCCCAATTCCGCCCGCCCCGTCGCCGCACAGGCCACCCTGTTTCTCATCGTCAACGCCATTGGCGCGGTGATCGTCATGGCGGTGTCGCTGGTCCTGCTCGATCATCTGCTGCCGGCAATCGGCTGGCGTTTCCTGCCCGAGGCCCTTGCGCACGGCACGGCAATCGGCGTCGGTGCTGTTGCAAATTTCTTCGGCCACAAATATCTCAGCTTTCGAGCCGCACCGGAGCGTGCAGAAAACTTGACTTGA